In the genome of Streptomyces sp. Tu 3180, the window CTACCGCCTGCTGGTGTGCGGCGGCGAAGAAGGCCCGCTGCGGACCACGGGGGGCCTGGAACTCACCGCGCCGCATGGCCTGGAGGCGATATCGCGGGCGGGCACCGTCGTGGTGCCGGCCTGGCGCTCGATCACCTCACCACCGCCCCAGGAGGCGCTCGACGCGCTGCGCCGGGCCCACGAGGAGGGCGCCCGCATCGTCGGGCTGTGCACCGGCGCCTTCGTCCTCGCGGCGGCGGGCCTGCTGGACGGCCGGCCCGCGACCACCCACTGGATGTACGCGCCGACGCTTGCCAAACGCTATCCGTCGGTGCACGTCGATCCACGGGAACTCTTCGTGGACGACGGTGACGTGCTGACCTCCGCGGGCACGGCGGCCGGGATCGACCTGTGCCTGCACATCGTGCGCACCGATCACGGCAACGAGGCGGCCGGGGCGCTCGCCCGGCGCCTGGTCGTCCCACCGCGCCGCAGCGGCGGCCAGGAGCGCTACCTCGACAGGTCTTTACCGGAGGAGATCGGCGCCGACCCGCTCGCCGAGGTCGTCGCCTGGGCGCTGGAGCACCTCCACGAGCAGTTCGACGTGGAGACGCTGGCGGCCCGCGCGTACATGAGCCGCCGTACGTTCGACCGCCGGTTCCGCTCGCTGACCGGCAGCGCGCCGCTGCAGTGGCTGATCACGCAGCGGGTGCTGCAGGCGCAGCGCCTGCTGGAGACGTCGGACTACTCGGTGGACGAGGTCGCCGGCCGCTGCGGCTTCCGCTCGCCGGTCGCCCTGCGCGGCCACTTCCGGCGCCAGCTCGGCTCGTCCCCGGCCGCCTACCGGGCCGCGTACCGCGCGCGGCGCCCGCAGTCCGACCGGAGCCAGGACACCGACGGCACCGCGCGCACCCCGGGGGGCGTCCCGCCCGGCCAGCAGGGCCATCCGGGGCTGCCGGGTCATCCGGGACAGGCGGGCCATCCGGGACAGGCGGCCGCCCTGCACCCGGAGAACCCCGTGCCGCACCAGTCCCGCCGCACCGCGGCGGCGAGCGCCCTGGGCCCGTCCCTGACGGCCTCGGCCTCCGCGGCGGACTCCGGCCGCGAGGCCTACGTCCCGTCACGGGCGGGCGTCCCGGGGCAGCGCGGCACGACGTGACGCGCGCGGCGTAGGCGGCAGGCACCGAGCGGGGCCGGAGACACACGTCCCCGGCCCCGCTCGTCCGCGCGCGGAACACCCCGCGGAGGCCCGCGGAACCCGCGCGCCCACCGGCCCGGCGCGGCCCGGCCCCCCGCACCGCACCGGACCGGCCGGCACCCGGCGGAGCCCCCGGCCGCGCCCGCGCCGGGGCGGCCGTCACCGGGCCCTTCACCACCGGGCTCACTCCACCACGGCGCGCCGTAAGGTGAGACACATGAACGATCGCATGGTGTGGATCGACTGCGAGATGACCGGCCTCTCGCTGTCGGACGACGCGCTCATCGAGGTGGCCGCCCTCGTCACCGACTCCGAGCTGAACGTCCTCGGTGAGGGCGTGGACATCGTCATCCGCCCGCCGGAGCGGGCCCTGGAGACGATGCCGGAGGTGGTGCGTCAGATGCACACCGCGTCCGGGCTGCTCGCCGAGCTCCCGAACGGCACGACGCTCGAGGACGCCGAGCAGCGGGTCCTCGCCTACGTGAAGGAGCACGTCAAGGAGCCCGGCAAGGCGCCCCTGTGCGGCAACTCCGTCGGCACCGACCGCGGCTTCCTGCTGCGGGACATGCCGACGCTGGAGGACTACCTGCACTACCGCATCGTGGACGTGTCCAGCGTCAAGGAGCTGGCCCGCCGCTGGTACCCGAAGGCGTACTTCAACAGCCCCGAGAAGAACGGCAACCACCGCGCCCTCGCCGACATCCGCGAGTCCATCGCGGAGCTGCGCTACTACCGCGAGGCCGTCTTCGTGCCGCAGCCCGGGCCCGACTCGGACACCGCGAGGAAGATCGCCGCGAGGCACGTCCTGCCCGCGCAGTAGGCGGATCGGGGGGCCGTCCGGGGGCGCCGCGGAAAGCCGTGCGCGAGCACCCCTTCGGACCCTGTACACTTTTTCTCGGCCGGTCGGGGAAGGAACTGATCCCAGCCGACAAGGTCATGGTGGGTGTAGCTCAGCTGGTAGAGCACCTGGTTGTGGTCCAGGATGCCGCGGGTTCGAGTCCCGTCACTCACCCTCAGCAGTCAGCCGGTGACTTCCCGTCGAAGTCACCGGCTGAACTCGTTTCCGGGACCTTCCCTCAGCGATCCCCGGAGTGACGCCCCGCACGGGGGCGTCGGCCCGGCGCCCGTCCGTCCGGGGCCCGCCGGGGACGCGCGGTCCTCATGTGGGGCGCCGGCGCCATCGGCCCGATGCGCCCCTCCTCCCCGCGCCTCCCGCCTCGCGGGGTCTCCCCGCTCCCGGGCCGAGCGGCGTGCGGACGACGACGGCCACCGGCACCCGGCCGGTGACCCGCCGGGAC includes:
- a CDS encoding helix-turn-helix domain-containing protein, giving the protein MSHDSTAAPETAARKLAGRRRKEIVAVLLFSGGPIFESSIPLSVFGVDRQDAGVPRYRLLVCGGEEGPLRTTGGLELTAPHGLEAISRAGTVVVPAWRSITSPPPQEALDALRRAHEEGARIVGLCTGAFVLAAAGLLDGRPATTHWMYAPTLAKRYPSVHVDPRELFVDDGDVLTSAGTAAGIDLCLHIVRTDHGNEAAGALARRLVVPPRRSGGQERYLDRSLPEEIGADPLAEVVAWALEHLHEQFDVETLAARAYMSRRTFDRRFRSLTGSAPLQWLITQRVLQAQRLLETSDYSVDEVAGRCGFRSPVALRGHFRRQLGSSPAAYRAAYRARRPQSDRSQDTDGTARTPGGVPPGQQGHPGLPGHPGQAGHPGQAAALHPENPVPHQSRRTAAASALGPSLTASASAADSGREAYVPSRAGVPGQRGTT
- the orn gene encoding oligoribonuclease, whose product is MNDRMVWIDCEMTGLSLSDDALIEVAALVTDSELNVLGEGVDIVIRPPERALETMPEVVRQMHTASGLLAELPNGTTLEDAEQRVLAYVKEHVKEPGKAPLCGNSVGTDRGFLLRDMPTLEDYLHYRIVDVSSVKELARRWYPKAYFNSPEKNGNHRALADIRESIAELRYYREAVFVPQPGPDSDTARKIAARHVLPAQ